From a single Kryptolebias marmoratus isolate JLee-2015 linkage group LG6, ASM164957v2, whole genome shotgun sequence genomic region:
- the LOC108251131 gene encoding trace amine-associated receptor 13c-like, with the protein MMETQEQVKLCFPQLLNSSCRKPTLDLSEAVLLMIVMPFISLITVVLNLLIIISVSHFRQLQTPTNILLLSLAVLDFFTGFLTIPVEIFRSTTCWILGDILCLVYCYVVCLVLTASTVNIVLIVIDRYVAICDPLHYPTRITMTRVKYCVCLCWLLSAFYSIFYFKDLLNQPSRTNFCIGKCALPFNKITGTIDLILNCIFPVVICVLFTKVIVVAVSQACAMRSRITAGTFPVSMNLKSKNSELKAARTLGVFAIVYLISFCPYYWYSVVQTDLTGTSYATYLFFLFYFNSCLNPVIYALFYPRFRKALKLTVTLQILQPGSCDAKIL; encoded by the exons ATGATGGAGACACAGGAACAAGTGAAACTCTGTTTTCCACAACTCCTCAACAGCTCCTGTAGGAAGCCGACACTTGACTTGTCTGAAGCTGTGCTCCTCATGATCGTGATGCCCTTCATCTCTCTGATCACTGTAGTCCTCAACCTCCTGATCATCATCTCAGTCTCTCATTTCAG gCAGCTTCAGACACCCACTAAcatcctccttctctctctggcTGTCTTAGATTTCTTTACTGGATTCCTGACGATACCTGTGGAAATTTTTAGAAGCACAACTTGCTGGATACTTGGAGATATTTTGTGTCTCGTCTATTGTTATGTAGTTTGTCTTGTACTCACTGCTTCAACTGTAAACATTGTTCTTATAGTAATTGACCGCTATGTGGCTATTTGTGACCCTCTGCATTATCCCACCAGAATCACTATGACAAGAGTAAAAtactgtgtttgtctgtgttggcTATTGTCTGCATTCTATagcattttctattttaaagaTCTCCTGAATCAACCAAGCAGAACTAATTTCTGCATTGGAAAATGCGCACTACCCTTTAATAAAATTACAGGAACTAttgatcttattttaaactgCATATTTCCAgttgttatttgtgttttgtttacaaaagtAATTGTTGTAGCTGTTTCTCAGGCTTGTGCTATGCGCTCTCGCATTACAGCTGGCACATTCCCGGTTTCAATGAACTTAAAATCAAAAAACTCAGAGTTGAAAGCAGCTAGGACTCTTGGTGTTTTTGCCATTGTTTATCTTATATCTTTCTGTCCATATTACTGGTATTCTGTTGTTCAAACTGATTTAACAGGGACATCATATGCAActtatttgttctttcttttttattttaactcatgTCTAAACCCTGTGATCTATGCCCTGTTTTATCCCAGGTTCAGAAAAGCTTTAAAGCTCACTGTGACTTTGCAGATTCTGCAGCCTGGCTCCTGTGATGCCAAGATACTATAG